In one Thermaerobacter sp. PB12/4term genomic region, the following are encoded:
- a CDS encoding SWIM zinc finger family protein produces the protein MERNHPGRPPADHLLAAVNEAMLARLAPEPVRIRALDLFLLGRVEHRLVSGARLLGEVRGSRGVSRTVVHVLRGPEGPDAAGQCECPRRAGGGLCKHAVALLYAWIHAPETFASVDQRLEHLEERPRGELLELIRRLVEEEPALLAEVDAAVPAPARPPEEPAPAGGTGPAGATPGAQRDDGSASRQDPVAGGGREPDPAGAPKPAPGGRVAAAPAGSRPAARPSAWLLELERRADPDPETLHQWADALEAGWTGREGSPVPVPSPGSPSRALAAGVIDALTLTVTGLLWRQAGLVLAARARGETAAARWLFHRWEAAARLLTRLEALRTGGLPAGLGNGPGTVAPAAGSGTPGTRGAGEPAAEDGAGTHGPRDVPGASRRPGHGVTHPAGQGLAAQPAGGPGRAGLLRSRAAASVAVTAAALGPEALLAGSRFFRETGRYEVALSLAHRALARAGEPDLLAAARQAVAEVWLNRGRPERAVPYLAANFADRPSRAALDALEAAARAAGEWERVAPAVERYLEQRGDAALRAELLLRRNDWRRLAAWLEQPDARSVLPARLLVAAADQLRRPAPELAAALYREAMARPDAGSPRDLAARWQALQHRLGGGHPVPPGLAPSGGDNGSSPQEDGRR, from the coding sequence ATGGAACGGAACCACCCTGGCCGTCCCCCGGCCGATCACCTGCTGGCTGCCGTCAACGAGGCCATGCTGGCCCGGCTGGCGCCCGAGCCCGTTCGCATCCGGGCCCTGGACCTGTTTCTGCTGGGCCGGGTGGAACACCGCCTGGTTTCGGGTGCTCGGTTGCTGGGGGAAGTGCGCGGCTCTCGCGGCGTCTCCCGGACGGTGGTCCATGTGCTGCGCGGCCCGGAGGGGCCCGATGCGGCAGGCCAGTGCGAGTGCCCGCGCCGGGCCGGCGGCGGCCTGTGCAAGCATGCCGTGGCGCTGCTTTACGCCTGGATCCACGCGCCCGAGACCTTCGCCTCCGTCGACCAGCGGCTGGAGCACCTGGAGGAACGGCCCCGGGGGGAGTTGCTGGAACTGATCCGCCGGCTGGTCGAGGAAGAACCGGCCCTGCTGGCCGAGGTGGACGCGGCGGTCCCAGCTCCGGCCCGGCCGCCGGAGGAACCAGCTCCGGCGGGCGGCACGGGCCCGGCGGGTGCCACCCCTGGTGCCCAACGGGATGACGGCTCCGCCTCCCGGCAGGACCCCGTTGCCGGCGGCGGGCGGGAGCCGGACCCCGCCGGGGCGCCGAAACCCGCCCCGGGCGGCCGGGTGGCCGCGGCACCGGCGGGCTCCCGGCCTGCCGCGCGCCCGTCCGCGTGGCTGCTGGAGCTGGAGCGCCGGGCAGACCCCGACCCGGAGACCCTGCACCAGTGGGCGGATGCCCTGGAGGCCGGATGGACAGGCAGGGAGGGTTCCCCGGTCCCCGTGCCAAGCCCAGGCTCTCCCTCCCGGGCCCTGGCGGCGGGCGTCATCGACGCCCTGACCCTGACCGTGACGGGGCTTCTCTGGCGCCAGGCCGGCCTGGTGCTGGCGGCCCGGGCCCGGGGCGAAACGGCAGCCGCCCGCTGGCTCTTCCACCGGTGGGAGGCGGCCGCACGCCTGCTGACCCGGCTGGAAGCCCTGCGCACCGGCGGGTTGCCGGCGGGTCTCGGCAATGGCCCGGGCACCGTCGCCCCCGCTGCCGGGTCCGGCACCCCCGGCACCCGCGGCGCTGGCGAACCGGCGGCCGAGGACGGCGCCGGAACCCACGGCCCCCGCGACGTTCCGGGCGCCTCCCGCCGGCCCGGCCACGGCGTCACCCATCCGGCGGGCCAAGGTCTTGCGGCCCAACCGGCGGGCGGCCCCGGCCGGGCGGGACTGCTCCGGTCCCGCGCAGCCGCCTCCGTGGCCGTCACCGCCGCTGCCCTGGGCCCCGAGGCGCTGCTGGCCGGGAGCCGGTTCTTCCGGGAAACGGGGCGGTACGAGGTGGCCCTCAGCCTGGCCCACCGCGCCCTGGCCCGGGCGGGCGAGCCGGACCTCTTAGCGGCGGCCCGGCAGGCCGTGGCAGAGGTGTGGCTGAACCGGGGGCGTCCCGAGCGGGCGGTACCGTACCTGGCGGCCAACTTCGCCGACCGCCCGTCCCGGGCGGCTCTGGACGCCCTGGAGGCCGCCGCCCGGGCAGCGGGCGAATGGGAAAGGGTGGCCCCGGCGGTAGAGCGCTACCTGGAGCAGAGGGGCGATGCCGCCTTGCGGGCCGAATTGCTGCTCCGCCGGAACGACTGGCGCCGTCTGGCCGCCTGGTTGGAGCAACCCGACGCCCGCTCGGTCCTCCCCGCCCGCCTGCTGGTGGCCGCAGCCGACCAGCTCCGGCGCCCCGCACCGGAGCTGGCCGCCGCCCTTTACCGGGAAGCCATGGCCCGCCCCGACGCCGGCAGCCCGCGGGATCTGGCGGCCCGCTGGCAGGCCCTGCAGCACCGCCTGGGAGGCGGCCACCCCGTGCCGCCCGGGCTGGCCCCTTCGGGCGGCGACAACGGCAGCAGCCCTCAGGAGGACGGAAGACGGTGA
- a CDS encoding Yip1 family protein, producing MEEQRRNQGEQAETERGFQEEAGASPGLGRPDAGGGPPQAGQEPGAAQQASSPQPGTASPEGAGRGGDGGYSGEGGAAGPGGVREPLGTGDRPGLVDWVFGVIFTPRATFARLAALDRPPLGMLLTVAILITAVSGLVQGTAAVRELALPVAPGESPLLAPELARNPGVNLALGVLVAILGVVMMFVGAGFLHLVADLAGGRGSGVHLLAAMALASLPPNLIGIPLEALAARLGSAGSALRDVSALAMGIWSLILTYRALRATKHLSRGDALIVLFVPVLAFLGLAVLAVLVIAGAAVVAGAAAP from the coding sequence GTGGAAGAGCAGCGGAGGAACCAGGGCGAGCAGGCGGAGACGGAGCGGGGTTTCCAGGAGGAGGCGGGGGCGTCGCCCGGCTTGGGGCGGCCCGATGCGGGCGGCGGGCCTCCCCAAGCCGGCCAGGAGCCCGGCGCGGCGCAGCAGGCGTCCTCACCCCAGCCGGGAACCGCTTCCCCGGAGGGGGCCGGGCGCGGCGGGGACGGGGGGTACTCCGGAGAGGGAGGAGCGGCCGGCCCGGGCGGGGTCCGGGAACCTCTCGGCACCGGCGACCGGCCGGGGCTGGTGGACTGGGTGTTCGGGGTGATCTTCACGCCGCGGGCGACCTTTGCCCGCCTGGCGGCGCTTGACCGCCCGCCCCTGGGGATGCTGCTCACCGTGGCGATCCTGATCACCGCCGTCAGCGGCCTGGTGCAGGGCACGGCGGCCGTCCGGGAGCTGGCCCTGCCGGTGGCGCCCGGGGAATCCCCGCTGCTGGCCCCGGAGCTGGCCCGGAATCCGGGGGTGAACCTGGCCCTCGGCGTGCTGGTGGCCATCCTGGGCGTGGTGATGATGTTCGTGGGAGCCGGGTTCCTCCACCTGGTCGCCGACCTGGCGGGCGGCCGCGGCAGTGGGGTCCACCTGCTGGCCGCCATGGCGCTTGCGTCCCTGCCCCCCAACCTGATCGGCATCCCCCTGGAGGCGCTGGCGGCGCGGCTGGGCAGCGCCGGGAGTGCCCTGCGCGACGTGAGCGCCCTGGCCATGGGCATCTGGTCGCTGATCCTCACCTACCGGGCTCTCCGGGCCACCAAGCACCTGAGCCGCGGCGACGCGCTGATCGTGTTGTTCGTTCCCGTTCTGGCCTTCCTGGGGCTGGCTGTCCTGGCCGTGCTGGTCATTGCCGGGGCGGCGGTGGTGGCGGGGGCCGCGGCTCCCTGA